The Streptomyces sp. NBC_01197 genome window below encodes:
- a CDS encoding VOC family protein — MAVATFSLVALDCPEPESLARFYADVLGGKVEQYAEDWYDLYAPGGVRLAFQRAPGYRPPDWPQAGDNSQQAHLDFDVDDIEQAQEQVLALGATPLDLDDADGERGFRVYADPAGHPFCLCRRR, encoded by the coding sequence GCCCCGAGCCGGAGTCGCTGGCCCGCTTCTACGCTGATGTGCTCGGAGGGAAGGTCGAACAGTACGCGGAAGACTGGTATGACCTGTACGCCCCCGGCGGTGTACGGCTCGCTTTCCAGCGGGCTCCGGGATATCGCCCGCCCGACTGGCCGCAGGCCGGCGACAACTCCCAGCAGGCACACCTGGATTTCGACGTCGACGACATCGAGCAGGCGCAGGAGCAGGTGCTCGCGCTGGGCGCCACCCCACTGGATCTGGACGACGCCGACGGCGAGCGCGGCTTCCGTGTCTACGCCGACCCGGCCGGTCACCCCTTCTGTCTCTGCCGTCGCCGGTAG
- a CDS encoding DUF6328 family protein → MRDDSADSEDNAGSRDDGRSETPQERADRKWTDLLQELRVAQTGVQILFGFLLTVVFQQRFSDLSGTDRNIYAVTVMFGAATTGALVGPVSMHRLLTGRQLKPQTVEWAGRLTLVGLGLLLCTMALSLLLILRVALHSPLAMWLVGAMVVWFILCWFVLPAWARHHR, encoded by the coding sequence GTGCGGGACGACAGCGCAGACAGCGAAGACAACGCAGGCAGCAGGGACGACGGTCGCAGCGAGACTCCGCAGGAACGCGCAGACCGGAAGTGGACGGATCTGCTTCAGGAGCTGCGCGTGGCCCAGACCGGGGTGCAGATCCTGTTCGGTTTCCTGCTGACCGTCGTCTTCCAGCAGCGCTTCAGTGATCTGTCCGGGACCGATCGCAACATCTACGCCGTCACCGTCATGTTCGGGGCGGCCACGACCGGCGCCCTCGTCGGGCCCGTCTCAATGCACCGCCTCCTCACCGGCCGGCAGCTGAAGCCGCAGACCGTGGAGTGGGCGGGCAGGCTGACGCTGGTGGGGCTGGGGCTCCTGCTCTGCACCATGGCTCTGTCGCTGCTGCTGATCCTGCGGGTCGCCCTGCACAGCCCGCTCGCCATGTGGCTGGTGGGCGCCATGGTGGTCTGGTTCATCCTGTGCTGGTTCGTGCTCCCGGCCTGGGCGCGCCACCACCGGTGA
- a CDS encoding DNA polymerase ligase N-terminal domain-containing protein — MSDNDNDKLARYRGKRHFDRTREPRGEDSDASEKPVFVVQIHDASTMHFDFRLEVDGTLKSWSVPKGPSADIHDKRLAMPTEDHPMDYRTFEGVIASGEYGAGTVIVWDQGTYEPLAGSTGDKGRTFAEALEHGHATFRLDGSKLHGAYALTRFRGGEKSGERESWLLVKKKDARADGKPAPDPQRARSALSGRTLKQVADEDPENTAEGSGDAG, encoded by the coding sequence GTGAGCGACAACGACAACGACAAGCTGGCCAGGTACCGGGGGAAGCGTCACTTCGACCGTACGCGCGAACCCCGCGGCGAGGACAGCGACGCCAGTGAGAAGCCCGTCTTCGTGGTCCAGATCCACGACGCATCGACGATGCACTTCGACTTCCGGCTGGAGGTCGACGGCACCCTCAAGTCCTGGTCCGTGCCGAAGGGGCCCTCCGCGGACATACACGACAAGAGGCTGGCGATGCCCACGGAGGACCATCCCATGGATTACCGCACCTTCGAGGGCGTGATCGCCAGTGGCGAGTACGGGGCGGGCACAGTGATCGTCTGGGACCAGGGCACGTACGAACCGCTGGCGGGCAGTACCGGGGACAAGGGCCGTACGTTCGCCGAGGCTCTGGAACACGGTCACGCGACCTTCCGTCTCGACGGGTCCAAACTGCACGGCGCCTACGCACTCACCCGTTTCCGCGGAGGCGAGAAGTCCGGAGAGCGCGAGTCCTGGCTCCTCGTCAAGAAGAAGGACGCCCGTGCCGACGGCAAACCCGCCCCCGACCCGCAGCGGGCCCGTTCGGCGCTCAGCGGCCGCACCCTGAAACAGGTCGCCGATGAGGACCCGGAGAACACTGCGGAAGGCTCGGGGGACGCCGGATGA
- the ligD gene encoding non-homologous end-joining DNA ligase, producing MNDLLRALPEAQQRLLTPAPAAHESAADPMLAVLTDRRDFGSDWVFERKLDGMRTLATRDADRVRLLSRTGRAVEGGYPEIADALAGQSSDGFTVDGEIVAFAHGRTDFARLQQRMQLTDPRRARASGVAVTYYVFDLLRLDGFDLTRLPLRTRKSLLRRALDFRAPVRFTPHRNQGGQQQLDEACGRGWEGLIAKRADGRYQRRRSPDWLKLKCANGQELVIGGFTEPAGSRTGFGALLLGYYDNGRLIYAGKVGTGFDQRTLARLRARLDALETTASPFSTAVRERGAHWVEPVLVAETGFTEWTRDGMLRHPRFLGLRQDKAAADVVREQPQTGRNRTPS from the coding sequence ATGAACGACCTGCTCCGGGCTCTGCCCGAGGCCCAGCAGCGGCTGCTGACGCCTGCTCCGGCCGCTCACGAATCGGCGGCCGATCCGATGCTCGCCGTCCTCACCGACCGCCGCGACTTCGGCTCCGACTGGGTCTTCGAACGCAAGCTGGACGGGATGCGGACCCTCGCCACCCGCGACGCGGACCGCGTACGCCTGCTCTCACGCACCGGCCGTGCGGTGGAAGGGGGCTATCCGGAGATCGCCGACGCGCTCGCGGGGCAGTCGAGCGACGGATTCACCGTCGACGGTGAGATCGTCGCCTTCGCCCACGGCCGTACCGACTTCGCCCGCCTCCAGCAGCGCATGCAGCTCACCGATCCGCGCCGTGCGCGGGCCAGTGGGGTCGCCGTCACCTACTACGTCTTCGACCTGCTCCGGCTGGACGGTTTCGATCTGACCCGGCTTCCGCTGCGCACCCGGAAGTCCCTGCTGCGACGCGCTCTCGACTTCCGCGCCCCCGTACGCTTCACCCCGCACCGCAACCAGGGCGGACAGCAGCAGCTCGATGAGGCCTGCGGCCGGGGCTGGGAGGGCCTCATCGCCAAGCGCGCCGACGGCCGCTACCAGCGCCGCCGGTCCCCGGACTGGCTCAAACTCAAGTGCGCGAACGGCCAGGAACTGGTGATCGGCGGCTTCACGGAACCCGCCGGGTCGCGCACCGGATTCGGCGCGCTGCTCCTCGGCTACTACGACAACGGCCGCCTCATCTACGCCGGCAAGGTCGGTACCGGCTTCGACCAGAGGACGCTGGCCCGGCTCCGCGCCCGGCTCGACGCGCTGGAGACCACCGCCTCGCCGTTCAGCACGGCGGTACGGGAGCGGGGCGCCCACTGGGTCGAGCCCGTGCTCGTGGCGGAGACCGGCTTCACCGAATGGACCCGCGACGGAATGCTGCGCCATCCGCGCTTCCTGGGGCTCCGGCAGGACAAGGCCGCGGCAGATGTCGTACGGGAACAGCCGCAGACGGGAAGGAACAGGACACCGTCATGA